From Macaca mulatta isolate MMU2019108-1 chromosome 1, T2T-MMU8v2.0, whole genome shotgun sequence, the proteins below share one genomic window:
- the SETSIP gene encoding protein SETSIP, whose protein sequence is MAPKRQSPLPLEKKKPRPPPTLGPEDTSASAGLLKKGEKEQQEAIEHIDEVQNEIDRLNEQDSEEILKVEQKYNKLCQPFFQKRSELIAKIPDFWVTTFVNHPQMSALLGKEDEEALHYLTKVEVTEFEDIKSGYRIDFYFDENPYFENKVFSKEFHLNESGDPSSKSTEIKWKSGKDLTKCSSQTQNKASRKRQHEEPEIFFTWFTDHSDARADKLGEVIKDDIWPNPLQYYLVPNMDDEEGEGEDDDDDEEEEGLEDIDEEGDEDEGEEDEDDDEGEEGEEDEGEDDE, encoded by the coding sequence ATGGCCCCTAAACGCCAGTCTCCACTCCCACTTGAAAAGAAGAAACCAAGACCGCCTCCTACTCTGGGACCAGAGGACACATCGGCCTCTGCAGGCTTGctgaagaagggagaaaaagaacagCAAGAAGCAATTGAACACATTGATGAAGTACAAAATGAAATAGACAGACTTAATGAACAAGACAGTGAGGAGATTTTGAAAGTAGAACAGAAATATAACAAACTCTGCCAACCATTTTTTCAGAAGAGGTCAGAATTGATCGCCAAAATACCAGATTTTTGGGTAACAACATTTGTCAACCATCCACAAATGTCTGCACTGCTTGGGAAGGAGGATGAAGAGGCACTGCATTATTTGACCAAAGTTGAAGTGACAGAATTTGAAGATATTAAATCAGGTTAcagaatagatttttattttgatgaaaatccttactttgaaaataaagttttctccAAAGAATTTCATCTGAATGAGAGTGGTGATCCATCTTCAAAGTCCActgaaatcaaatggaaatctggaaaggattTGACGAAATGTTCAAGTCAAACGCAGAATAAAGCCAGCAGGAAGAGGCAGCATGAGGAACCAGAGATCTTCTTTACCTGGTTTACTGACCATTCTGATGCACGTGCTGATAAGTTAGGAGAGGTCATTAAAGATGATATTTGGCCAAACCCATTGCAGTACTACTTGGTTCCTAATATGGATgatgaagaaggagaaggagaagatgatgatgatgatgaagaggaggaaggattaGAAGATATTGATGAAGAAGGGGATGAGGATGAAggtgaagaagatgaagatgatgatgaaggggaggaaggagaggaggatgaAGGAGAAGATGACGAATAG